In a single window of the Prinia subflava isolate CZ2003 ecotype Zambia chromosome 3, Cam_Psub_1.2, whole genome shotgun sequence genome:
- the CD58 gene encoding lymphocyte function-associated antigen 3 isoform X3 encodes MAAWVLAAALAVALLDGGVRWVMTAHIYCMDIVGIMGENFSFPVQIDQKMVEPVWRKDKHKVAEWEGQNNPKYFGLLRNRGVLMENGSLTIVNLEKDDAGTYELQYRHSGQDHYLTLKLVVLDSLPEPKISCNTSDDELVLNCTAHFQESLSYAWKLSNNPWSYPNQELSIPLKNVSTTTNATCIIKFSQTQRSSEISLIQCLPEERGDSSSKRSRGALYFVLAAAVILVVILVILHKKGIIKLRPGRTAQNNSAVNGSGEHEQLFPGNSQQQPKPEGAAFSHAGYCENEEPEADRELNEDDSALKDKQIVKNGVNQEEVTQDAEGGNGEDLNNSSSCSKEDPKA; translated from the exons CACACATCTACTGTATGGACATAGTAGGCATCATGGGAGAAAATTTTAGTTTTCCAGTACAAATAGACCAAAAAATGGTGGAACCTGTCTGGAGGAAAGACAAGCATAAAGTGGCTGAATGGGAAGGGCAAAACAATCCGAAATATTTCGGTCTTCTCCGCAACAGGGGTGTACTTATGGAGAATGGATCCTTGACTATAGTTAACCTGGAGAAGGATGATGCTGGCACATATGAGTTACAGTACCGGCATTCTGGGCAAGATCACTACTTAACTTTAAAACTTGTTGTGTTAG ATTCCCTTCCAGAACCTAAAATAAGTTGCAACACCAGCGATGATGAACTTGTATTAAACTGTACAGCACATTTCCAGGAGTCTCTGAGTTATGCTTGGAAGCTGAGTAACAATCCATGGAGTTATCCGAACCAGGAGCTTTCCATCCCTTTGAAGAATGTCAGTACTACCACCAATGCTACATGTATCATTAAATTTTCACAAACACAAAGGAGCTCTGAAATCTCTTTGATTCAATGCCTTCCAGAAGAAAGAG gagaCAGTTCTTCCAAACGAAGCAGAGGTGCTCTTTATTTtgtccttgctgcagctgtTATCCTAGTAGTAATCCTAGTAATCCTGCACAAGAAAG GTATAATTAAGCTTAGACCAGGAAGGACTGCTCAGAATAACAGTGCAGTGAATGGCTCAG GAGAACATGAGCAACTTTTCCCTGGGAACAGCCAACAGCAGCCAAAACCAGAGGGAG ctGCATTTTCGCATGCTGGTTATTGTGAGAACGAAGAGCCTGAAGCAG ACAGAGAATTGAATGAGGATGACAGTGCCCTGAAAGACAAGCAGATAGTTAAGAATGGAGTAAACCAGGAAG AAGTGACCCAGGATGCAGAAGGTGGAAATGGGGAGGACTTAAACAACTCTTCCAGCTGCAGTAAAGAAG ATCCTAAAGCATAA